From the genome of Verrucomicrobiia bacterium, one region includes:
- a CDS encoding DUF488 family protein, translating into MSSPQRSSESDRPAQAPMPSQSEGSEDEILEASSPTCYLGEFENLLKPPPNIQIKSIHEAPAPSDGTRVFVECAKPTKAEPVRDSTADWHQQLAPSAGLREWFLADPPTRWIEFRERYWNELNGRQEALSPCYAALQNGALALIHDGCDARHNPALVLREYLLAHLP; encoded by the coding sequence ATGAGTTCACCGCAACGATCTTCCGAATCCGACCGTCCCGCCCAAGCGCCGATGCCGTCTCAATCCGAAGGCAGCGAAGACGAAATACTGGAGGCCTCAAGCCCCACGTGTTATCTGGGTGAATTCGAAAATCTTCTAAAACCACCGCCCAACATCCAAATCAAAAGCATCCACGAAGCTCCCGCTCCCTCTGACGGCACACGAGTTTTTGTCGAATGTGCCAAGCCTACGAAAGCGGAGCCCGTTCGCGACTCGACCGCTGATTGGCATCAACAACTCGCTCCCAGCGCTGGCTTGCGGGAGTGGTTCCTGGCCGATCCGCCAACGCGTTGGATTGAATTTCGCGAGCGCTATTGGAACGAACTCAACGGTCGGCAGGAAGCACTGTCACCATGCTATGCCGCCCTTCAGAACGGCGCGCTGGCATTGATTCATGACGGTTGCGACGCGCGCCATAATCCAGCCCTGGTGTTACGCGAATACCTGTTGGCCCACCTGCCTTGA
- a CDS encoding amino acid racemase produces the protein MGLIGGLSPESTVHYYQIICREHNRRCGGLNFPRLTIESLNLAELVRLFEVNDWEGVATILLAALHRLKNAGAEFAAILANTPHNAYERIQTATPLKIVTIMEATAVALKRAAHKNVALLGTKATMEFGFFQKYFATENIQTVVPDAAQRQELDRIIWDELAHGQLRPESRQAACRMLATLQERGAEAVVLGCTELSLLIQPADTQLPLFDTTKIHAEAILEFANSSDEPPITPTTRINAARS, from the coding sequence CCGTCCACTACTATCAGATCATCTGCCGCGAACATAACCGTCGCTGCGGCGGATTGAATTTTCCCCGCCTCACCATCGAAAGTCTGAACCTCGCCGAGTTGGTGCGTTTATTTGAAGTCAATGATTGGGAGGGCGTAGCGACCATTCTGCTAGCCGCCCTGCACCGCTTGAAAAACGCCGGAGCGGAATTTGCCGCCATCCTGGCCAACACTCCGCACAACGCCTACGAGCGCATCCAAACCGCGACACCGCTCAAAATCGTCACCATCATGGAAGCCACGGCGGTGGCCCTGAAACGGGCCGCCCACAAAAACGTCGCCTTGTTGGGCACCAAAGCCACCATGGAATTTGGCTTCTTCCAAAAATACTTTGCGACCGAAAACATTCAAACCGTCGTGCCTGACGCCGCGCAACGCCAGGAACTGGATCGCATTATCTGGGACGAACTTGCGCATGGTCAGCTCCGTCCCGAATCGCGGCAGGCGGCGTGCCGGATGCTCGCGACTTTGCAGGAACGCGGAGCGGAAGCGGTTGTGCTTGGTTGCACGGAGCTGTCGCTGTTGATTCAACCGGCAGACACGCAACTGCCTCTTTTCGACACCACAAAAATTCACGCGGAAGCGATTCTGGAATTTGCCAATTCCTCCGACGAACCACCAATCACTCCGACCACTCGGATCAACGCCGCCCGATCATGA
- a CDS encoding ABC-2 family transporter protein gives MTTPSTNGLQRGRRYLAIYRALLKNSVTREMMFKGNFLLWIVVEIAWFAMQIGFISVLYLHTEAIGTWTKWQVVLLIGASHFIQQLYQTLFLVNCLNLSELVRSGKLDFLLMLPVNTRFLLSLRQLDLGGLVNASFAVIVMLYAGGKLGLTLTLSRLLIFLGLCVLGICIHYCLMFSLAAISFWTVRAQGIVHGYYNLFNIARMPDEAFPRGGVFRSVFTFVLPVLLVSNVPVRLLTDRLTPTSIWLLVGMAILCALASEWIWRRSVRRYTSASS, from the coding sequence ATGACGACCCCTTCAACCAATGGATTGCAACGCGGCCGCCGTTACCTGGCGATTTACCGGGCGCTGCTGAAAAATTCCGTCACCCGCGAAATGATGTTCAAGGGCAACTTCCTGCTCTGGATCGTGGTCGAGATTGCCTGGTTTGCCATGCAGATTGGATTCATCTCCGTGCTTTACCTGCACACGGAAGCCATCGGCACCTGGACCAAATGGCAGGTGGTGCTATTGATCGGCGCGAGCCATTTCATCCAGCAACTTTACCAGACCCTTTTCCTCGTGAATTGCCTCAACCTCTCCGAACTGGTGCGCAGCGGCAAACTGGACTTTCTGCTGATGCTGCCCGTCAACACGCGCTTCCTGCTCTCCCTGCGGCAACTCGATCTGGGCGGATTGGTCAATGCCTCCTTTGCCGTGATCGTGATGCTTTACGCCGGAGGAAAACTCGGGCTGACGCTGACCCTGTCGCGCTTGCTGATTTTTCTGGGACTTTGCGTGCTGGGGATTTGCATCCATTACTGCCTGATGTTCTCGCTCGCCGCGATCAGCTTCTGGACCGTGCGCGCCCAGGGGATTGTCCACGGCTACTACAACCTGTTCAACATCGCCCGAATGCCCGACGAAGCGTTTCCACGCGGCGGCGTGTTTCGTTCCGTATTCACCTTTGTGCTGCCTGTGTTGCTCGTCTCCAACGTGCCCGTGCGCCTCTTGACCGATCGCCTGACCCCCACCTCCATCTGGCTGCTGGTGGGCATGGCGATTTTATGCGCCCTGGCCTCGGAATGGATCTGGCGTCGGTCCGTGCGCCGCTATACCAGCGCCAGTTCCTAG